The following proteins are encoded in a genomic region of Corylus avellana chromosome ca4, CavTom2PMs-1.0:
- the LOC132177032 gene encoding uncharacterized protein LOC132177032 isoform X1, with the protein MAAAQAQSWVGESGGLLSNPKRMEASLMEAGARHLVTSFLGRYISTGSLILMEEGGTIFTFKGNKRKSSLKVVLKVHRPQFYWKVMTRADLGLASAYIDGDFSFTDKNDGLLNLFMIFIASRDSKSSASKLNKRRGWWTPVLFTAGLASAKYFFAHCLRKNTLKQARINNSRHFDLSNELFALFLGESMQYSCAVFKKEDEDLNVAQQRKISLLIEKARIDEKHEVLEIGCGWGIFAIQVVKQTGCKYTGITLSEEQLKFAEKKVKDAGLQDNIRFLLCDYRQLPDANKYDRIIACEMIEHVGHEFIEEFFSCCESVLAEDGVLVLQFSSLPDARYEEYRKSSEFMKEYIFPGICVPSLSRVISAMAAASRLSVEHVENIGHHYYQTLRSWRKFFMENQREILALGFDEKFIRTWEYYFDYCAAGFKTCTVANYQVVFTRPGNVAAFGNPYQSLPWGF; encoded by the exons ATGGCTGCTGCACAGGCTCAGAGTTGGGTTGGAGAAAGTGGTGGTCTACTAAGCAACCCAAAACGCATGGAAGCTTCTCTGATGGAAGCTGGAGCACGTCATCTTGTTACTAGCTTCCTTGGACGTTATATCTCTACTGGATCTTTAAT TTTGATGGAGGAAGGGGGCACAATATTTACTTTTAAAGGAAACAAGAGAAAATCTTCTTTAAAAGTTGTTCTTAAAGTTCATAGACCCCAGTTTTACTGGAAG GTCATGACAAGGGCTGATTTAGGCCTTGCAAGTGCATACATTGATGGCGATTTTTCTTTCACTGATAAAAACGATGGTCTTTTGAATCTTTTTATG ATTTTCATTGCAAGCAGAGATTCAAAGTCCTCTGCCTCAAAATTGAATAAgagaag GGGCTGGTGGACACCGGTGCTATTCACAGCTGGTTTAGCATCTGCAAAATACTTTTTCGCTCATTGTTTAAGGAAAAATACTCTTAAGCAGGCTCGAATAAACAACTCTCGTCATTTTGATCTG AGCAatgagctttttgctctgttctTGGGGGAATCAATGCAATACTCCTGTGCTGTATTTAAG AAGGAGGATGAAGACTTGAATGTTGCACAGCAGAGAAAAATCTCACTTTTGATAGAAAAG GCAAGAATTGATGAGAAGCATGAAGTTCTTGAAATTGGGTGTGGTTGGGGAATATTTGCTATTCAAGTTGTCAAACAAACTGGATGCAAATACACTGGCATCACTCTGTCTGaagagcaattgaaatttgCAGAGAAGAAAGTAAAAGATGCTGGCCTTCAG GACAACATTAGATTTCTTCTTTGCGACTACCGCCAATTGCCTGATGCCAACAAATACGACAGAATTATAGCCTG CGAGATGATAGAACATGTTGGCCATGAATTTATAGAAGAGTTTTTCAGTTGCTGTGAATCAGTCTTAGCAGAAGACGGGGTTCTTGTTCTGCAG TTCTCATCGCTACCAGATGCACGTTATGAAGAGTACAGGAAAAGTTCAGAGTTTATGAAGGAATATATTTTTCCTGGTATTTGCGTGCCTTCATTAAGCAGGGTAATATCAGCCATGGCTGCTGCATCCAGGCTCAG TGTGGAGCACGTGGAGAATATAGGGCATCATTACTACCAAACACTCAGAtcttggagaaaattttttatGGAGAACCAGAG GGAAATCCTTGCTCTTGGCTTTGATGAAAAATTCATACGGACGTGGGAATATTACTTTGACTATTGTGCTGCTGGTTTTAAAACATGTACAGTTGCAAAttatcag GTTGTATTCACACGTCCTGGCAATGTTGCTGCATTTGGAAATCCATATCAAAGTTTGCCTTGGGGATTTTAG
- the LOC132177032 gene encoding uncharacterized protein LOC132177032 isoform X2: MAAAQAQSWVGESGGLLSNPKRMEASLMEAGARHLVTSFLGRYISTGSLILMEEGGTIFTFKGNKRKSSLKVVLKVHRPQFYWKVMTRADLGLASAYIDGDFSFTDKNDGLLNLFMSNELFALFLGESMQYSCAVFKKEDEDLNVAQQRKISLLIEKARIDEKHEVLEIGCGWGIFAIQVVKQTGCKYTGITLSEEQLKFAEKKVKDAGLQDNIRFLLCDYRQLPDANKYDRIIACEMIEHVGHEFIEEFFSCCESVLAEDGVLVLQFSSLPDARYEEYRKSSEFMKEYIFPGICVPSLSRVISAMAAASRLSVEHVENIGHHYYQTLRSWRKFFMENQREILALGFDEKFIRTWEYYFDYCAAGFKTCTVANYQVVFTRPGNVAAFGNPYQSLPWGF; this comes from the exons ATGGCTGCTGCACAGGCTCAGAGTTGGGTTGGAGAAAGTGGTGGTCTACTAAGCAACCCAAAACGCATGGAAGCTTCTCTGATGGAAGCTGGAGCACGTCATCTTGTTACTAGCTTCCTTGGACGTTATATCTCTACTGGATCTTTAAT TTTGATGGAGGAAGGGGGCACAATATTTACTTTTAAAGGAAACAAGAGAAAATCTTCTTTAAAAGTTGTTCTTAAAGTTCATAGACCCCAGTTTTACTGGAAG GTCATGACAAGGGCTGATTTAGGCCTTGCAAGTGCATACATTGATGGCGATTTTTCTTTCACTGATAAAAACGATGGTCTTTTGAATCTTTTTATG AGCAatgagctttttgctctgttctTGGGGGAATCAATGCAATACTCCTGTGCTGTATTTAAG AAGGAGGATGAAGACTTGAATGTTGCACAGCAGAGAAAAATCTCACTTTTGATAGAAAAG GCAAGAATTGATGAGAAGCATGAAGTTCTTGAAATTGGGTGTGGTTGGGGAATATTTGCTATTCAAGTTGTCAAACAAACTGGATGCAAATACACTGGCATCACTCTGTCTGaagagcaattgaaatttgCAGAGAAGAAAGTAAAAGATGCTGGCCTTCAG GACAACATTAGATTTCTTCTTTGCGACTACCGCCAATTGCCTGATGCCAACAAATACGACAGAATTATAGCCTG CGAGATGATAGAACATGTTGGCCATGAATTTATAGAAGAGTTTTTCAGTTGCTGTGAATCAGTCTTAGCAGAAGACGGGGTTCTTGTTCTGCAG TTCTCATCGCTACCAGATGCACGTTATGAAGAGTACAGGAAAAGTTCAGAGTTTATGAAGGAATATATTTTTCCTGGTATTTGCGTGCCTTCATTAAGCAGGGTAATATCAGCCATGGCTGCTGCATCCAGGCTCAG TGTGGAGCACGTGGAGAATATAGGGCATCATTACTACCAAACACTCAGAtcttggagaaaattttttatGGAGAACCAGAG GGAAATCCTTGCTCTTGGCTTTGATGAAAAATTCATACGGACGTGGGAATATTACTTTGACTATTGTGCTGCTGGTTTTAAAACATGTACAGTTGCAAAttatcag GTTGTATTCACACGTCCTGGCAATGTTGCTGCATTTGGAAATCCATATCAAAGTTTGCCTTGGGGATTTTAG
- the LOC132177032 gene encoding uncharacterized protein LOC132177032 isoform X3, which produces MTRADLGLASAYIDGDFSFTDKNDGLLNLFMIFIASRDSKSSASKLNKRRGWWTPVLFTAGLASAKYFFAHCLRKNTLKQARINNSRHFDLSNELFALFLGESMQYSCAVFKKEDEDLNVAQQRKISLLIEKARIDEKHEVLEIGCGWGIFAIQVVKQTGCKYTGITLSEEQLKFAEKKVKDAGLQDNIRFLLCDYRQLPDANKYDRIIACEMIEHVGHEFIEEFFSCCESVLAEDGVLVLQFSSLPDARYEEYRKSSEFMKEYIFPGICVPSLSRVISAMAAASRLSVEHVENIGHHYYQTLRSWRKFFMENQREILALGFDEKFIRTWEYYFDYCAAGFKTCTVANYQVVFTRPGNVAAFGNPYQSLPWGF; this is translated from the exons ATGACAAGGGCTGATTTAGGCCTTGCAAGTGCATACATTGATGGCGATTTTTCTTTCACTGATAAAAACGATGGTCTTTTGAATCTTTTTATG ATTTTCATTGCAAGCAGAGATTCAAAGTCCTCTGCCTCAAAATTGAATAAgagaag GGGCTGGTGGACACCGGTGCTATTCACAGCTGGTTTAGCATCTGCAAAATACTTTTTCGCTCATTGTTTAAGGAAAAATACTCTTAAGCAGGCTCGAATAAACAACTCTCGTCATTTTGATCTG AGCAatgagctttttgctctgttctTGGGGGAATCAATGCAATACTCCTGTGCTGTATTTAAG AAGGAGGATGAAGACTTGAATGTTGCACAGCAGAGAAAAATCTCACTTTTGATAGAAAAG GCAAGAATTGATGAGAAGCATGAAGTTCTTGAAATTGGGTGTGGTTGGGGAATATTTGCTATTCAAGTTGTCAAACAAACTGGATGCAAATACACTGGCATCACTCTGTCTGaagagcaattgaaatttgCAGAGAAGAAAGTAAAAGATGCTGGCCTTCAG GACAACATTAGATTTCTTCTTTGCGACTACCGCCAATTGCCTGATGCCAACAAATACGACAGAATTATAGCCTG CGAGATGATAGAACATGTTGGCCATGAATTTATAGAAGAGTTTTTCAGTTGCTGTGAATCAGTCTTAGCAGAAGACGGGGTTCTTGTTCTGCAG TTCTCATCGCTACCAGATGCACGTTATGAAGAGTACAGGAAAAGTTCAGAGTTTATGAAGGAATATATTTTTCCTGGTATTTGCGTGCCTTCATTAAGCAGGGTAATATCAGCCATGGCTGCTGCATCCAGGCTCAG TGTGGAGCACGTGGAGAATATAGGGCATCATTACTACCAAACACTCAGAtcttggagaaaattttttatGGAGAACCAGAG GGAAATCCTTGCTCTTGGCTTTGATGAAAAATTCATACGGACGTGGGAATATTACTTTGACTATTGTGCTGCTGGTTTTAAAACATGTACAGTTGCAAAttatcag GTTGTATTCACACGTCCTGGCAATGTTGCTGCATTTGGAAATCCATATCAAAGTTTGCCTTGGGGATTTTAG